The proteins below come from a single Amphiura filiformis chromosome 15, Afil_fr2py, whole genome shotgun sequence genomic window:
- the LOC140171425 gene encoding uncharacterized protein, whose translation MKLLKPFSCAFCSMKHYSLDKLKTHLNRHMIKYVWAHRCKSVFCPKSLLKYGELLRYFHSHRKLWYYQCKKLNVSEKPYQCDYCQKCFARNDSLRAHIRYHTKQQPYNCEYCHKCYAQKSHLKTHMTTHTKEKPFQCDHCQKYFSRKSVLVNHIRTHTKEKPYQCEYCQKCFTQNVHLQRHERIHTTEKPFQCEYCQKCFTQKHVLVDHIRTHTEVKPYQCEYCQKCFARKWVLSVHIRIHTKEKPYQCEYCQKCFAQKSCLTDHIRTHTKEKPYLCEQCQKCFTQNFHLQRHMKIHTKVKPFQCEYCQKCFVQKNVLVNHIRIHTKEKPFQCNYCQKYFAQNIHLQRHMRIHTKEKPYQ comes from the coding sequence ATGAaacttttgaaaccattttcCTGTGCATTTTGCAGCATGAAGCATTATTCTTTGGACAAATTGAAAACCCATCTTAATAGACATATGATTAAATATGTGTGGGCTCACAGATGCAAAAGtgtgttttgtccaaaaagcttATTGAAATATGGTGAGCTTCTAAGATACTTTCATAGCCACAGAAAGCTATGGTACTACCAGTGTAAAAAGTTGAATGTCagtgagaaaccctatcagtgtgattactgtcagaaatgttttgcacgtaATGATTCTCTGAGAGCACACATCAGATATCACACCAAGCAGCAACCCTATAATTGTGAATACTGTCACAAATGTTATGCACAGAAAAGTCATTTGAAAACACACATgacaactcacaccaaagagaaaccctttcagtgtgaccactgtcagaaatatttttctCGAAAAAGTGTCCTTGTaaaccatatcagaactcacaccaaagagaaaccctatcagtgtgagtactgtcagaaatgttttacgcaAAATGTTCATTTGCAAAGACATGAGAGAATTCACACCacagagaaaccctttcagtgtgagtactgtcagaaatgtttcacTCAAAAACATGTCCTTGTggaccacatcagaactcacaccgaagtgaaaccctatcagtgtgagtactgtcagaaatgttttgccagAAAATGGGTCCTTTCGGtccatatcagaattcacactaaagagaaaccctatcaatgtgagtactgtcagaaatgttttgcccaaaAAAGTTGCCTTACggaccatatcagaactcacaccaaagaaaaaccatatctGTGCGAGcaatgtcagaaatgttttacacagaatTTTCATTTGCAAAGACACATGAAAATTCATACCAAAgtgaaaccctttcagtgtgagtactgtcaaaaatgttttgtccaAAAAAATGTCCTTGTGAACCATATCAGAATTCATACCAAGGAAAAACCTTTTCAGTGCAATTactgtcaaaaatattttgcacagaatATTCATTTGCAAAGACACatgagaattcacaccaaagagaaaccctatcaatga